A single window of Streptomyces sp. NBC_00464 DNA harbors:
- a CDS encoding right-handed parallel beta-helix repeat-containing protein, with translation MSWTRRLLVVLAALAAALLAAPAAQAHEERPVTLPDGTGSVPVYRTGEPDLLVCKSDRADFERRISGFPDALRTRNLTLFDRCRKSGYRHLQQAVDAVTGPGKNIAILPGLYEEEPSLPAPKGECKRLKAPNSQLGYQILSYEQQAKCPHNQNLVAILGKKDLQIEGTGAARTDVVIDAKYQKLNAVRADGSDGVYFKNFTAQRTTFNSLYILAQDGFVIDDVLTRWNDEYGFLTFASDHGLYKNCESYGNGDSGIYPGSASNINDAYGYKVPRYSIEITGCHSHHNMVGYSGTAGDSVYVHDNEFDHNMGGASMDSAFPGHPGLPQNHARFERNLIHDNNADYYPYVADGTCAKPPVERGYEDGVVCPQISMPPGTGIITAGGNWNLYENNWVYGQKRAAFFLSAVPAFIRGEDALGKQTDTSHHNRYANNHLGTDKQGRSRPNGADVWWDGQGAGNCWQSDAGASTPRSLPACGSERGDVNGGTDRLVGEPVKLAQLLVCADYNVQARRLPAGCDWYGARGIERIEVQAALGIAVVLVLVGGVLWWRRLRSSRLATAATVLGLIGLGLDVAGSTMGLASTYVPALALLLTGLWWTGIGLVLRRERPGLGWVTLVLGGLTLLDALDKGVFMIPWIPLSPAWVRGLLGLVWVVWAVVAAARHGERAKPAPEPAEGEEPAAGAEPASDSDAERASASESATAPASPTSPATGPASPTSPATGPEGEPS, from the coding sequence ATGTCGTGGACACGAAGACTTCTGGTGGTTCTGGCAGCGCTCGCTGCCGCCCTTCTCGCGGCCCCGGCCGCCCAGGCGCACGAGGAACGGCCGGTCACCCTGCCCGACGGAACCGGCAGCGTCCCCGTGTACCGCACGGGCGAGCCCGATCTCCTGGTCTGCAAGAGCGACCGGGCCGATTTCGAGCGCCGGATATCCGGCTTCCCGGACGCCCTGCGGACCAGGAACCTGACGCTCTTCGACCGCTGCCGGAAGTCCGGCTACCGCCATCTCCAGCAGGCCGTGGACGCCGTCACCGGGCCGGGGAAGAACATCGCGATCCTGCCCGGCCTCTACGAGGAGGAGCCCTCGCTGCCGGCGCCGAAGGGGGAGTGCAAGCGGCTGAAGGCGCCCAACTCCCAGCTCGGCTACCAGATCCTGAGCTACGAGCAGCAGGCGAAGTGCCCGCACAACCAGAACCTGGTGGCGATCCTCGGCAAGAAGGACCTCCAGATCGAGGGCACCGGCGCCGCGCGCACGGACGTCGTCATCGACGCCAAGTACCAGAAGCTCAACGCGGTGCGTGCGGACGGCTCCGACGGCGTCTACTTCAAGAACTTCACCGCCCAGCGCACCACGTTCAACTCGCTGTACATCCTGGCCCAGGACGGTTTCGTCATCGACGACGTCCTGACCCGGTGGAACGACGAGTACGGCTTCCTGACCTTCGCGAGCGATCACGGCCTGTACAAGAACTGCGAGTCGTACGGCAACGGCGACTCCGGCATCTACCCGGGCAGCGCGTCGAACATCAACGACGCGTACGGCTACAAGGTGCCGCGCTACTCGATCGAGATCACCGGCTGCCACAGCCACCACAACATGGTCGGCTACTCCGGCACCGCGGGTGACTCGGTCTACGTCCATGACAACGAGTTCGACCACAACATGGGTGGCGCCTCGATGGACAGCGCCTTCCCCGGCCACCCCGGCCTGCCGCAGAACCACGCCCGCTTCGAGCGCAACCTGATCCACGACAACAACGCCGACTACTACCCGTACGTCGCCGACGGCACGTGTGCCAAGCCGCCCGTCGAGCGCGGTTACGAGGACGGGGTGGTCTGCCCGCAGATCTCCATGCCGCCGGGCACCGGCATCATCACCGCGGGCGGCAACTGGAACCTCTACGAGAACAACTGGGTCTACGGGCAGAAGCGTGCCGCCTTCTTCCTGAGCGCCGTACCCGCCTTCATCCGCGGTGAGGACGCGCTCGGCAAGCAGACCGACACCTCGCACCACAACCGGTACGCGAACAACCACCTCGGCACGGACAAGCAGGGCAGGTCGCGCCCCAACGGCGCCGACGTGTGGTGGGACGGCCAGGGGGCGGGCAACTGCTGGCAGTCGGACGCGGGCGCTTCCACTCCGCGTTCCCTGCCCGCGTGCGGGTCCGAGCGGGGTGACGTCAACGGCGGTACCGACCGGCTGGTGGGCGAGCCCGTCAAGCTCGCCCAGCTGCTCGTCTGCGCCGACTACAACGTGCAGGCGCGCCGGCTTCCGGCCGGCTGCGACTGGTACGGGGCGCGCGGCATCGAGCGCATCGAGGTGCAGGCGGCCCTCGGCATCGCGGTGGTCCTGGTGCTGGTCGGCGGGGTGCTGTGGTGGCGCCGGCTGCGGTCCAGCCGGCTCGCCACGGCTGCCACGGTCCTCGGCCTCATCGGCCTCGGCCTGGACGTGGCCGGCTCGACCATGGGCCTCGCCTCCACCTATGTGCCCGCCCTCGCGCTGCTGCTGACCGGGCTCTGGTGGACGGGCATCGGGCTGGTGCTGCGGCGGGAGCGGCCGGGGCTGGGCTGGGTCACGTTGGTGCTGGGCGGTCTGACGCTGCTCGACGCGCTGGACAAGGGCGTGTTCATGATCCCGTGGATCCCGCTGAGCCCGGCCTGGGTGCGGGGACTGCTCGGCCTGGTCTGGGTGGTGTGGGCCGTCGTGGCCGCCGCCCGCCACGGCGAGCGCGCGAAGCCGGCACCGGAGCCGGCAGAGGGAGAGGAGCCGGCGGCCGGAGCGGAGCCGGCCTCGGACTCGGATGCGGAACGTGCGTCGGCGTCGGAGAGCGCAACCGCGCCGGCCTCGCCCACGTCACCGGCCACCGGCCCGGCCTCGCCCACGTCACCGGCCACCGGCCCGGAGGGAGAACCGTCGTGA
- a CDS encoding molybdopterin-dependent oxidoreductase — protein MPHDPSSSRTALRICPLCEATCGLTLTIEGARVTGARGDREDVFSKGFICPKGASIGGLDEDPDRLRTPLVRKDGVLTEASWSEAFDAIARALPALAQEHGPQAVGVVLGNPNVHTMAGALYPPALLAAVRTRALFTASTLDQMPKHVSSGLLFGDPNTIPVPDLDHTDHLLMLGANPLESNGSLCTAPDFPGKLKALRRRGGSLTVVDPRRTRTARLADRHVAIRPGTDALLLAAMAHVLFEEKLTDPGALADHVEGIGEVADAVRDFTPEAVAPACDVDAATIRTLARELAAAPTAAVYGRIGSCTVEHGTLASWLVDVLNILTGNLDRPGGALFPLSATARAPRPAAPGKGFALGRWASRVSGHPEAKGELPISALAEEICTPGEGRIRALIVLAANPVLSAPDGDRLDAALADGLDFMVSVDPYLNETSRHADVVLPPPPPSQSAHFDFAFNTLAVRNQVRYTRPALPLDDGRMDEAEILARLVLAVSGMHGAEPDAVDTMVIDRALGKAVADPLSPVHGRDPADISAALTGRTAAERRLDLMLRLGPYGEGFGTDPDGLSLERLLAHPHGIDLGALAPRVPEVLTTRSGRIELFPAPIAADLPRLRRALDGRADPDALVLIGRRHLRSNNSWLHNVAALRGGSNVCTLQIHPEDAVRIGLTDGASATVTADGGALTVPVEVTDSVRTGVVSLPHGWGHNRPGTRLSVAAEGPGVNVNQLLDGSRLDPLSGTAVLNGIPVTVTPSR, from the coding sequence ATGCCGCACGACCCCAGCAGCTCCCGTACCGCCCTGCGTATCTGCCCCCTCTGCGAAGCCACCTGCGGGCTCACGCTCACCATCGAGGGGGCCAGGGTCACCGGCGCCCGCGGTGACCGGGAGGACGTGTTCAGCAAGGGGTTCATCTGCCCCAAGGGCGCATCCATCGGCGGACTCGACGAGGACCCCGACCGGCTGCGCACCCCGCTCGTCCGCAAGGACGGCGTGCTGACCGAGGCGAGCTGGAGCGAGGCCTTCGACGCGATCGCCCGCGCCCTGCCGGCTCTCGCACAGGAGCACGGGCCGCAGGCCGTCGGTGTCGTCCTCGGCAACCCCAACGTGCACACCATGGCCGGCGCGCTCTACCCGCCCGCCCTGCTCGCCGCCGTGCGGACCCGGGCGCTGTTCACCGCGAGCACCCTGGACCAGATGCCCAAGCACGTCTCCAGCGGACTCCTCTTCGGCGACCCGAACACCATCCCGGTGCCGGATCTCGACCACACCGACCACCTGCTGATGCTGGGTGCCAACCCGCTCGAATCCAACGGCAGCCTGTGCACCGCCCCCGACTTCCCCGGCAAGCTCAAGGCGCTGCGACGCCGCGGCGGCAGCCTCACCGTCGTGGACCCCCGCCGCACCCGCACCGCCCGCCTCGCCGACCGGCACGTGGCCATCCGCCCCGGCACCGACGCCCTGCTTCTCGCCGCGATGGCGCACGTCCTGTTCGAGGAGAAGCTCACCGACCCCGGCGCGCTCGCGGACCATGTCGAGGGGATCGGTGAAGTCGCCGACGCCGTGCGGGACTTCACGCCCGAGGCCGTCGCCCCTGCCTGCGACGTGGACGCCGCCACCATCCGGACCCTCGCCCGGGAGCTCGCCGCCGCACCCACCGCCGCCGTGTACGGCCGCATCGGCAGCTGCACGGTCGAACACGGCACCCTCGCCAGCTGGCTCGTCGACGTCCTCAACATCCTCACCGGCAACCTCGACCGCCCCGGCGGCGCCCTCTTCCCGCTCTCCGCGACCGCCCGCGCCCCGCGCCCCGCCGCCCCCGGCAAGGGGTTCGCCCTCGGACGCTGGGCGAGCCGGGTCTCCGGCCACCCCGAGGCCAAGGGCGAACTGCCCATCTCCGCACTGGCCGAGGAGATCTGCACACCGGGTGAGGGGCGGATCCGCGCCCTGATCGTCCTGGCCGCCAACCCCGTGCTCTCCGCGCCCGACGGCGACCGGCTCGACGCCGCACTGGCCGACGGGCTCGACTTCATGGTGAGCGTCGACCCCTATCTCAACGAGACCTCCCGCCACGCGGATGTGGTGCTGCCCCCGCCGCCGCCCTCGCAGAGCGCCCACTTCGACTTCGCGTTCAACACCCTGGCCGTGCGCAACCAGGTCCGCTACACCCGTCCCGCCCTGCCTCTGGACGACGGCCGGATGGACGAGGCCGAGATCCTCGCCCGGCTCGTCCTCGCCGTCTCCGGGATGCACGGCGCGGAGCCGGACGCGGTGGACACCATGGTCATCGACCGGGCCCTGGGCAAAGCGGTCGCCGACCCCCTCTCGCCCGTGCACGGCCGCGATCCCGCCGACATCTCCGCCGCGCTCACCGGCCGCACCGCGGCGGAGCGACGCCTCGACCTGATGCTCCGCCTCGGCCCGTACGGCGAGGGCTTCGGTACCGACCCCGACGGCCTGAGCCTGGAGCGGCTGCTCGCCCATCCGCACGGCATCGACCTCGGAGCCCTCGCTCCTCGCGTTCCGGAAGTCCTCACCACCCGCAGTGGACGCATCGAACTGTTCCCCGCCCCGATCGCCGCCGATCTGCCCAGGCTGCGCCGTGCCCTCGACGGACGGGCCGACCCCGACGCGCTCGTCCTCATCGGCCGTCGTCACCTGCGCTCCAACAACAGCTGGCTGCACAACGTCGCCGCGCTCCGCGGCGGGTCCAACGTCTGCACCCTCCAGATACACCCCGAGGACGCGGTACGCATCGGACTGACCGACGGCGCATCCGCCACGGTCACCGCGGACGGCGGCGCGCTGACGGTCCCGGTTGAGGTCACCGACAGCGTGCGTACCGGCGTGGTGAGCCTCCCGCACGGCTGGGGGCACAACCGCCCCGGCACCAGGCTGTC
- a CDS encoding TetR/AcrR family transcriptional regulator, with the protein MEPVPHANTNLRRAPVQQRSAERLARILDACAELLDETGYEQLSTRAVAVRAGVPIGSVYRFFSNKRALADALARRNLDSYVEGIAARLVAVPVADWRRVIDAVLDEYLAMKSSVPGFSLIDFGAPAPDDDPADDANQRVAGRLTELLAGHLDREPDEDLLRSILVCVEAADALLQLAFRTDPSGDPAIVAETRVLVQAYLARVLG; encoded by the coding sequence ATGGAACCCGTGCCCCATGCGAACACGAACCTCCGCCGCGCCCCTGTGCAGCAGCGCAGCGCCGAGCGCCTCGCCCGGATACTCGACGCCTGTGCCGAACTCCTCGACGAGACCGGCTACGAGCAGCTCTCCACCCGGGCCGTGGCCGTGCGTGCCGGAGTGCCCATCGGATCCGTCTACCGGTTCTTCTCCAACAAGCGGGCGCTGGCCGACGCTCTCGCCCGCCGCAACCTGGACAGCTACGTGGAGGGGATCGCGGCCCGGCTGGTCGCCGTGCCGGTCGCCGACTGGCGCCGTGTCATCGACGCCGTGCTCGACGAGTACCTGGCGATGAAGAGCTCCGTACCGGGCTTCTCCCTCATCGACTTCGGGGCTCCCGCGCCCGACGACGACCCGGCGGACGACGCCAACCAGCGCGTCGCGGGGCGGCTCACCGAACTGCTCGCCGGTCATCTGGACCGCGAGCCGGACGAAGACCTCCTGCGCTCCATCCTGGTCTGCGTGGAGGCCGCCGACGCACTGCTCCAACTCGCCTTCCGCACCGACCCGTCCGGCGACCCGGCGATCGTCGCCGAGACCCGCGTGCTGGTCCAGGCCTACCTTGCGCGGGTGCTGGGCTGA